agaaaagaaaggagcGAACTGACCATTTAAACCACTGGGGAAAAAACTGTCAGCGAAGAATTCTCTATCTggcaaaactatccttcaaagcGAAGGAGAAATAAGACATTCCCAGCCAAACAAAAGCCAAGAAAGTACACTATTAGTAAACTTCCTCTGCAAGAAATGACAAAGGGCATCAGTCAGGGTGAAATAAAAGGACACTGGACAGTAACCTGAAGCCATATGAGAAATACCAAACTCTAGTAAAAgtagcaaaaataaatataaaataaaggatTGTATTTTTggttagtaatttttttatttcctgcacTACTTAAAAGATTAATATTAGTGGGGGAGGCTAGCTCAATGGTAgcctgcatgcttagcatgcgtgaggtcctaggttcaatccccaggacctctacttttaaaaaaaaagattaatatattaaacaataattataaacCTATGTTAATTGGCACACAATGTATTAAGATGTAACTGTTGTGGCAGTAACAAAATAAAGGAGTACAGAGCTATGTAGGAGCAGGGCTTTTGTATGTTACAAAAGCTAAGTTTGTAAAAGTCAAACtagattattaaaaattttttaattaaaaaaatttaaggtaaGAATTCTAATCCTTATGGCAAATGCTaagaagatatatttaaaatatgcacaaaaggaaatgaagggAATCAAAACAGTacactaccaaaaaaaatcagttacacaaaagaaggcagtaatgaaagaaatgagaaacttaAAAAGTATAAGACATAtagaaaagaaatatcaaaacaGCAGAATTAAGTCTGTCcatatcagtaattactttaaatttcaatGAATTAAACTctccaattaaaaagcaaaaataggcaaaaataaatgtcttaaaacatGATTCAACTATATGTTGTCTATAAGAGATTCACTTAGATCCAAAAACACAAAtagatggaaaatgaaaagatactccatgcaaatATAGCCACAAAAGAGCTGAGGTGGCAATactaatattagaaaaaatattgtttaagaaaaaaagactgttaCAAGGGCCTAAGTACATTATATGTTGATAAAatggtcaattcatcaagaagctctaacaattataaacatatatgtatttaacagagccccaaaatatatgaagcaaacttTGTCAGAactgaaggaaagagagacagtGCTATGATAATAGTTGGAGACTTAATACTTCACCTTCATTAATGGATAGAGCATCTAGACAGAAGATCAGcgagaaaatagagaaaacagaggaTATCAATTATGTTCTAACCCAAATGGATCTAgtagacatatacagaacactctaCCTAACAACAGAAGAATAcgtattcttctcaagtgcacatggataGACCATATATTAGGCTACAAATCAggtctcaacaaatttcaaatatttaaataatgcagtGTCTTctctgaaactagaaatcaataacgtgaagaaaaatggaaaaatttaaatatgtggaaattaaacaccACACTCTTAAACAACCAGTGGATCGAGGAAGAAATCAAaggtaaattagaaaaaaaaaatcttgggacaagtgaaaatgaaaacacaatatacTAAAATGTAGGATGCAAGGAAAGCAATGCTCAGAGGGAGATTTACAGCTGTAAAATTTCAGcctatattaaaaaggaaaaaagagtttaaaatgacTACCTATCTTTATACTTTGAGGaactaggaaaagagaaaactaaacccaaagctagaAGACTGAAGGAAATTAAGATTAGAGTGGAGATAAATTAAACAGAGGTAGAAAAACAGTCaagaaaaccaacaaaaccaaaagtttcttccttaaagataaacaaaatggacaaaacttAAGCTAGAATGACAcacaaaaagagaagacacaaaataactaaaatcagaaatgaaagtagggaccttaaagaaataaaaaggaatataagaGAATACCATGAACAATTTCACACCAAAAAAGTAGGTAAGTAAACTGAAATGCACAAATCCTTAGAAACATACAagttaccaaaactgactcaagaagaaatagaaaatgtcaacTGACATATAAAGAgagggagatgttggtcaaagggtacaaaatttcagttacacaagatgagtaagttctggagacctaATGTACAGCTTGGTGactctagttaataatactgtattgttgACCAGGCCGGGGAGGCCAAGAGTGGCAGCTGGGGAGTCCTCAGGCCTGCAGAGGGTCACTGAGTCCATGTAAGGTGTTGATGCATCTCCTTGGGTTTACAGAAGGACAGAGCTTGCACAGTGGTGAACGTTTCAGTAAACCCTTGTGCAAGCAAATACCTAGGGAAGTGTTAGACTGCTCCAAAATCTTCCTAGGCATGCAAAGTGGGATACAGGCCAGCAGTCTGGGACAATTCCACAAACCCTGCCTGAAGTCGACCCAATCTCAAATCAGACTGGAGCTTAGCGTGTCTAATGAAATTTCCGCCATTGCTGACTTCAAAGCCGAGGACCTTTTCAAGGACAAGTTTGCTTGTGTAGATAAAAGACCCAGATGCCAATTATCTGAGGTAGAGTGGACATCTGGTGTTGTGTACTAGGCAGACAAACCATACTGGTTCTCTGAACTGTAGAGGGAGGTTCATTATGGTAGAAAGAACAAGTGAAAGATCAGGAGCTTCAATTTCCTGCCAGATAGTAAGCAAAAATTAATACTGCATCTCTAGACGGATTGTATGTGTTAACGCTACCATAAACTTGAAATAGACACATCTTCTTTGGCCTTTACAGAAGGCAAATGGATCTTAGAAAATTATTATGGATTATTGTAAAATTAATCAGATGGTAACTCTAACTGCAGTGGCTGTTACATTGTGTGGTCATCTTTACTGGAATAGGTCAACATAGCCCTTGAAACCTAGTACGTAATTTATTGACCtgggaaattctttttttctctataacaACTTGCAAGAACCACTAAAAGCGGCTTGCTTACCTTCCAGAGCCAACAGTATGTTTTCACAATATTGTCTCAGGACTACATCAATTATCCTGCTCAATAATATATTCTACAGAGATCTCGATCATTTTAACTTTATGTTCTGTGAACAACTCTTGTGCTCGTTCAATAGGCTAGATACAAATGGGCTATGAAGGTAGGGACAGAGATTATTCACAGGCTTATAAACATGGATTAATCCTCAGCAAGCTGATTTGGTCACTACGACCAATGAGGGCCTAACCTTCCAGCAGGAGAAATGATTTTGAGCCCCAATATCATGCATTTCCTTTGGGAAATGAACAGGCCACCTAGTGGCAGGTTTATTACATTGGAGCCCCTTCATCAGGAACAGGGTAGCAAGTTGACTTCACTGGAATAGAATTCTATTCCAGAAATAAATGTGCCTGCCTTGCCCATATGCTTCTGACAGCACCACTACCTATGTACTTACTGAATGCCTCAGATGTTGTCAAAGGACTCTACACAAAGTTGCTTCTGATCAAGAAACTTGTTTCTAAGCAAAGGAAGGGTGGCAATGGACCTGTGTCCATGGATCTGACTGGTCCTTTATATATACAATCAACCAGAAGCTGTTGGCCTCAGTTTTGATACCAGCTCATTTACAGTGTCATTTTAGAAACAAGACCCTGAAAATACGGGGTTCGATCTCACAGAATGCAATATGTGCTTTGATTCAGTAATCAGTAAATGGTACTGTTTCTCCCATAACTGACCAAAAGTGGTCCCGTTCAATTAGAAGTTGAAACTTCATCTGGTTGTCTTGAACATCTCATGCCAGTGAACTAACAATTTCCTGAGACAGGCGACTTTCTGGGTCTCTATCAGTCCTTCCATGTTCAGAGGTAAAACATAATGGAAAGATACAGCTACCAGAAGTATAAGCGGTACCACTGAGGATTCAGACCTCTTTGGAATAAAGATGTAGGGTACACCACTAGGTCAATTATCCCAAACAAATGAGGTTCTAGCTGAGGGCAAAGGAAGTAAGGAacagaaaatggaagaagaaactTACAAATATCAATTATGGCTTTATGAACAATTAGCCTgttggtgtgtttgtgtgtatgtgtgtatacacatatgtgagctattttgttctctctctctcgctcctctttcctcttcttattTATATACTGATTGTTGGTGGTAGTTAATATACAGAGATTATGACTGAATATGAGCTGTACCAATATTGCCCATAGGTGGCTACCATGGCTAATGACAGATACCATGTGTATGGAGAATAGTTCCACTTTGTTATGCTGTTGTTACTGTATAACGGAAGCTCAAATACAAGTTAAATGGTCTGGATGCTGAGCAGCCAAAGGGGTGGCCTGTGCCAGTTCTTAAGCTGTTGCCTCTACTCCAAACCCACAGTTCTACGCTCCAGTTTCCGAGTGTATGCTGGGGCTGCTTCATCATCAAGGTTCACCTTAGGATCCGCCAGCAAGGTCACTGAAAGGCTACTGtaagccaggagaggagagaaaaaactAATTCCTCCATGATTTCCTGGTTTTCCTCTCCAAATCATCTCAGCCATGTTTCTTCATCTTGGCAGTTCATCTGATTTGCAGTTTACTTTCACACTCACAGAACTGGTTTCATCTTGTCCTTCAGAGGAACAAGTACTTGTTGACCAACACCTAATCCTCAGCGGTCTGGAAACAGAGACTCTCCTGCGAGCTCCTGGGGTGTCATAACCAACTACACAGCACCCACTTGCCAGAAGTCTGGGGCCCAGCTCTGCAaacccctcttcttcctctcgGCTCTGGAGGAACCACCATAATAAGTCAGGAGAGGGCGGTCTTCCCCATGTCTCCTATGGAAGACACCGCCATAGGCACCTTCTGAGATATGAATACCAGCTGGTCAGTGCTCACGCCTCAGACATCTGGGCTCCAAGAGTCCAGGCTTTAATGACCTTAACCTCTTCCTGTCCATCCCCAGGCCTAAGAATAGTAGTTTCTTTCTATAGGTTTTCCTTCTCTGCAATCCCTCGTGTTCTTCTTTTGCCATTTCAGATCTCAAATATCCGGTTAGCAACTCtttatattactttttctttctgttaaaataACTGATATGGTTTACTCCTGGCTAGATCCGGACTGATATCTAGGTTGTAAAGTAATGGCTCAATTCTGTCTTTAGTCCTGTTCTAATCTTCATCTTCCAAAACAAATGCAGTTTCAATTTTGCAGAACTCGAAGTACAGAAATAATCATAGCTACCATAGAAAATCTGACATGTGAAGGGtgctatttaaaatgtgttcatatATATTATCCCATTTGATGGCTTCTTACATTCATTCAGGAAGGTTTTATTAAGCAACTGCTTTCTATAAGGCACAGAGCCAGGTACTGGAAATACACGAATAATTTCTAAACacttaagtatatatttatatttcttaaaagaagcTTATAACACCTCTAATGGAACATGGGAGAAGGCTAGGGATCATCCAAGAAGAATTGCAGAGACTCCATTTCTGGCATCTGGAAAGTTTCCACTTAAAATACCCATATTTATCAGGCTGAatcaataattaaataatataaacgATATGTAAAGGGAAAAGGGCAgagcccagcacatagtaagcactcaataaaatgCAGCTATATCCAAGAATTAAGAGATAGAGTGAATTTACCCCAGGGACTTTATAAACGATGGATAATCACAATAATAACAATGCACTGCTTCTTCACAGGGCTTTAGATTTACATGTATTGATTCCTAAAAAAATTCTTGTGAGGTAGGGCAGGTGTCAtgtttcccatttatttttttaaacaccgttactgtggtatggttcctgtacagcaaactacacatatttcagatgtacactttgatgaattttgatagatgtatacaccagtgaaaccacatGATTCCCATTTATTGATGAGGGAGTGACACTCGCAAAGGGTGAGTGACTTATCAACATTATGCAACCAGGAGGTGGCCGTACCAGGTACCAGATGCCCTGGCATTCAGTGCTGGTCACCAATCCTGCAACCATCCAGCCTCTTTCTCAAGGACCCCATCACCTCCTGGTTCCTCAAGCTATAAATGAGGGGGTTGAGCATAGGAGTAAGGACTGTGTAGAAGACAGAGACCACCTTGTCATGGCTTGGGGCCCGGTAGCGCCTGGGCCTCAGGTAGATGAACATGGCTGCCCCATAGAAGAGGGACACAGCTGTCAGGTGGGAGGAACAGGTGGCCAGAGCCTTTTTACGGGCCTGAGCAGAGCGCATATGGAGCACAGCCCCCAGGATGCGAGCATAGGAGGCCACGATGATGGAAAAGGGCAGGAGCAGCATGAAGACACAACAAGCAAAAAGCAGGGTATCAAAAATGGATGTGTCTGCACAGGCCAGTTTCAGCAAAGCCGGCACCTCGCAGAAGAAGTGATCCACATTCCTTGAGCCACAGTAGGGTAAGCTCATGGCTCCCACCATCTGTATCATTCCATCTATTATCCCAAAAGTCCACGAGCTCCCAGCAATCTGGAGACAGACCCTCTGGCTCATGAGGATGGGATAGTGAAGTGGATGGCTAATGGCCACATAGCGATCATAAGCCATGAGCCCCAGCAAGAGCCCTTCAGATCCCACAAGAGAGACAAAAAAGCCAATTTGTATACCACAACCCACAAAGGAGATGGACTTCCTGCCAGACAGGAAGTTGACCGCCATCTTTGGAACAATGTCACAGACCAACATGAGGTCCATGAGGGAGAGCTGactgaggaagaagtacatgggtgtATGAAGTCGAGGATCAGCGtagatgaggaagatgaggaggacattcccacagagggccaccgtGAAGACTATCATGACCACTGAGAAGAGGATGAGATCAGTCTGGCTGTGAGAAAAGATGCCCAAGAGGATAAAGCCATCTAGAGACGATTGGTTCAACCCTATCCTCATGGTTCACTTATTCACTGTCACCTAGGAACATGGACAGAGAAATTATGAGACTGAGTaacatgtctttatttatctttggatTCTTCTTCTTCATTCAGCTGTATCTCTTGTAATTCATGAGAGCTTAACGATATATGCTTAGGAACATACAAGAAGATACTCTTTCATTTTCCTATGACACAGATGATAGGATCTTTGCTAGCTCATAAAACTGAACCATATATCTACATTTGCATGCATCCATACCAAGAAGAATAGAAACTGAGTTATATTATGTGTCACGGGACTACTGGACAAGCTTTCTTCGACAGGCAAAATATTGGCATTCCCTTATGGCACTGACTCTTTTCAGCGGGGATTAAATGGACTCAATAAATTATCTCTAACAGGACTTGGACCATTTTATTCCTGAGATACTATTTATATGTGTTACAATGGGAGAGATAATGGAGACTTGAGATGTTCTTTGTTTTGCTCAGACCAAATATCTTAGAATCATTTTTAATTCTGCTATATCTTTTATTCCCTAGATCCCAACAATCAGAAAAGCCTTTTGACTCTACATTCAGAATATCTCAGAATCCAATTAATGCTCATCCCCACTGCAACTGCTCTAGTCCAAGCCCATCGTCCTCTCTCAGATGGACTGTTACAGGGTCTTACCCAGTCTCCTGGCTTCTATCCTTGAATCTCTTGACTCTAGTCTCATAGCAGTTCAAATGATTATGCTAAAATGTGAGTCATATGATGTGATTCTCTTGCTGAAGGTACATCAGTGGCTTCCCAAATTACTCCAAATAAAGCCCAAATCCTTACAGTGGCACACAAAGTCCTACAgaacacacatgcacgtgcaaacacacacacacacacacacacacatatacacacacacacacacacaccccgataCCTCTGACCTCAACTCCTACCATGCCCCCTTAGCTCACTGTGCTTCCTTGAATTTCCTTGGATGAACTGGACACACCCCCATCTTTGGATCTTTGCATTGTCTTCTCTTTGGGATGGTCTTTCCTCAGATTTCCATTTCTCACTTGCTTCTTATTTTTACACAAATGCCACCCTCTTTAGAAATGCCTTCTGTgagaagacctgaacaagcaactctccagtgaagacatacaaatggccaataggcccatgaataaaatgctcaatatcactaattaccagagaaatgcaaatcaaaactgcaatgaggtatcatctcacaccagaatggccatcattcaaaagtccacaaatgataaatgctagagaggctgtggaaaaaagggaaccctcctacactgttggctggaATGTAGTTTGGCCTAGccattgtgaaaaacagtatgaagattcctcaaaagactaaaaacatacttatcatatgatccagcacccccactcctgggcatatatccagagggaatcttaattgaaaaagatacatgcaccccaatgttcatagtggcactatttacaatagccaagacatggaaacaagtgtccattgacagatgactggataaagaagctgtggtatatttatacaatggaatactactcagccgtaaaaaagaataaaataatgccatttgcagcaacatggatggacctagagattgtaattctaagtgaagtaagccagaaagagaagtaaaaataccatatgatatcacttatatgtgaaatctaaaaaaaagaggggggaaaggacactatgaacccatctacaaaacagaaacagactcacagagtaaacaatcttatggttattggaaaaaggggatgggaagggataaatttgggagtctgagatttgcaaacgttagccactatttataaaaacagatttttaaaaaatgtttcttctgtatagcacagggaactatatttaataacttgtaataacccataatgaagaacaatttgaaaaggaatatatgtatatatgtgcatgactgtgacattgtgctgtacacaaaatactatatgatatcactcatgtgtggaatcttaaaaaaggaaaaaggcactAGTTAACttacctataaaacagaaacagactcacagacatagtaaacaagtttatggttactggagagaaagagggtgggaaggaataaattgggagttcaatatttgcaaatattaactgccgcatataaaataaataagcaataagtttcttctgtatagcacaggaaacgatactcaatatcttgtagtaacctataatgaaaaagaatatgaaaacgaatatatgtttgtatatgtatgactgaaatattatgctgtaccccagaaattgacacactataaattgactttacttcaatttaaaaagagaaatgccTTCTGTGAAAGTCATTACAATTATAAATGGCTTGCATTCTCAAGCCCTTCCCTGTTCTTGCTTTCTCCACAGCACTTACCATCTAACACACATATGCTTacatttacaaaatttttatCGTCTGTCTCATCCCGCTGGAATGGGAGAGCACCATGTAGTAGCCACCATGACGTTGGCAGTCCCAAGAATGGTTGCCTGGTTCATAGTATAACCGCAGTACATATGTGCTGATTGAACAAAATAATCATGATGAAGTCATACATGGCTTCAGTTTCCATTTTCTGAAAGTGGATAGCCTCCCCCTTTAGTTGCTAGAGCCCTTCTTCTTGACCTTAATGTACTAGGTCACTGCTACATTCCTCcctcagaaacagactcacagacgtagagaacaaacttacggttaccagaggggtagggggtgggaagggataaactgggggttggagatttgcagatactgacaggtatatataaaatagataaacaagtttatcctgtatagcacagagaactatattcaatatcttgtagtagcttacgctgaaaaagaatatgaaaatgaatatatgtatgttcatgtatgactgaagcattgtgctgtacaccagaaattgacacagcactgtaaactgactataatttaattttaaaaaaaaaattatgtataaatatactttTGGGGACAAGATGACCCATATCTGccctctctttcctgcctcttcaCCTGCACCTCTGCCCACACATCCACTCATCCTTTGTCTTCCTGCTGTAGATCACTCTTCAACCCAGGAACTCAGTGCTAAGGCCCCCAGTCCAAACAGAGgggggaaagaaatgaaaaggacaaTGAgatattaaaggaagaaaaatagagaaatggatCAAATGAGAAAGActagaagaaaggaaagacacaTAACACTAAAAGCTATATGCCCACCATCCACCctcaaaaaaaaggggggaaaagtgaAGGAGGCAGGCAACAACAGGGAAGAAATGCTGACGAAAATAGAGACTAGAACTGACCAGCAATCACAAGTAGAAACtgcaaagagaagggaagaaggtgACGGGGGGAAGACCTCACTCACCTTTAAGTGGGTTCCCTGGAGGAAAACAAATTCAACAGATGCCCTGCGGAGGAGATTCCAGCACCAAAAGCTTGTTATTGTCCTTCCCTTGTTTGTACTTACTGGCTCAGAGCGGGCAAGGAGGAGCCCCCCAGCTCTtacctccttcctctgcccccaccaaCCTCTCAGCCAGGCTGTGAATGTCCAGGTCCTCAGCCTCCCTGGGACCCTCTAGCTCAGACAGCAGGGCTCAGGCAGACAATAGCTTCTTCTTAGCAGAACagtaggagaaaatgaaattagtCAAGGAGATGGTGGTGGCCAGGTGGGGACAGAACCAGGATCTGTGTATCTGAGACCACCTCTCATGCCCATCCATCTTCCATGGGCTGCCTCTCTGCCCAGGCTGCAGAACCATCTCCCAATGGCCACGAAGTACTTAACACTGAACCCAAGTGAGGAAGTTAAAACGGTGAAGTCCCAGGGGAGCCCACAAACTCCAGCCCTGGAGCAGGAGCTCCCAAGCTTacaattaaagaaaaccaaacaaggaGCTTGGGGACAGGACCAGGAGCCGGGCCAGTGGGACAGCTTGAGGAAACCTGGTCATGGGAGGGCTACAGGGCAGCCAGGGCACAGGAAGGGAGACAGGTTTCTTGCCACCACAGACACATTCCACACTTCCCAGTGACTCCATGGGGTCTCCAACCTTGGCTGCCCCAGTAGATTTTCccgttttgttttttgcttttttttttttttttttttggagggggaggtaattaggtttattatttatttatatttggaggaggtactggggattgaacccaggacctatcactgagctacaccttcccctgCCCCAATAGGTTATCCGTATGCCCAGCAGTCCATACCTGGTTTTGCCTGCCCTGTAAAGCTGATCTACATTTATTGAGACCCTATGATATACAGAGCACTGGGTGAGCTGTCAAGCTGGAATCAAAGGTAGAGACTCGCAATCCTGGACCTGAGGAGTCTACAACCTGATGGGAAGCACGCACCTACTCGAGAGTCAGATGGTGGCATGGCAGTTGCATGTCATCCCAAACCCTGTCCGACATTTCTGTAAGCTCAATGCCCTTCACAGTTTGCTGTGGACAGTCCTGAGATCGAGTCATTGTGCCTGTCTTCCCAGTGCAATCATGAATACAGTCCCTTTCACTCTCAAGTGTGTCCCAAGTTTGCTGGTAATTTAACAGTCACTTTAATTTTGGCCTTATGTCCCATGGAAACAGGTCCATTTTCAAAATGGCCAATTCATTGGAAACCAAATGGCAAAATcaccaatttatctcttccttttaACTCTTTGATTTGTATGAgtgatctttattttattttcacaatagCAATAAAATATGTTTCAACTGCCATACAAAGCTCTTGGAGCCTTCAGCTGGAGGCTGATGCACGGAGAGGAGAGATTAGATCAGAGGGCTAAGAGAAGAGGGATCAAAAGGAGAGGCAGCAAAACACAAGGATGTGAGATACAGGGACCTAGGGAAAAATAGGTCTTTTATCAGGCTGGTTCCAGACACACCAAACTGGCTTTTGAAGAAAATCTCTACAACTACCTCATGCTCTTCTGTTTCAGCATCCTTCTCTGTCATTCTCCCCAGCGTACCGACCTATTCTCGTTCCCTATAGGTACCTGAAGTTTTTCCACTTCCCCATTTTTGCTCAAGATAACCTCCCATTGGAACTTACACTGCctgctttgtcttttattacTGAATCTTTATTCTA
This window of the Camelus dromedarius isolate mCamDro1 chromosome 3, mCamDro1.pat, whole genome shotgun sequence genome carries:
- the LOC105104212 gene encoding olfactory receptor 2V1 isoform X3, whose amino-acid sequence is MDTWLNQSSLDGFILLGIFSHSQTDLILFSVVMIVFTVALCGNVLLIFLIYADPRLHTPMYFFLSQLSLMDLMLVCDIVPKMAVNFLSGRKSISFVGCGIQIGFFVSLVGSEGLLLGLMAYDRYVAISHPLHYPILMSQRVCLQIAGSSWTFGIIDGMIQMVGAMSLPYCGSRNVDHFFCEVPALLKLACADTSIFDTLLFACCVFMLLLPFSIIVASYARILGAVLHMRSAQARKKALATCSSHLTAVSLFYGAAMFIYLRPRRYRAPSHDKVVSVFYTVLTPMLNPLIYSLRNQEVMGSLRKRLDGCRIGDQH
- the LOC105104212 gene encoding olfactory receptor 2V1 isoform X1, with the translated sequence MRIGLNQSSLDGFILLGIFSHSQTDLILFSVVMIVFTVALCGNVLLIFLIYADPRLHTPMYFFLSQLSLMDLMLVCDIVPKMAVNFLSGRKSISFVGCGIQIGFFVSLVGSEGLLLGLMAYDRYVAISHPLHYPILMSQRVCLQIAGSSWTFGIIDGMIQMVGAMSLPYCGSRNVDHFFCEVPALLKLACADTSIFDTLLFACCVFMLLLPFSIIVASYARILGAVLHMRSAQARKKALATCSSHLTAVSLFYGAAMFIYLRPRRYRAPSHDKVVSVFYTVLTPMLNPLIYSLRNQEVMGSLRKRLDGCRIGDQH
- the LOC105104212 gene encoding olfactory receptor 2V1 isoform X2 gives rise to the protein MGVWLNQSSLDGFILLGIFSHSQTDLILFSVVMIVFTVALCGNVLLIFLIYADPRLHTPMYFFLSQLSLMDLMLVCDIVPKMAVNFLSGRKSISFVGCGIQIGFFVSLVGSEGLLLGLMAYDRYVAISHPLHYPILMSQRVCLQIAGSSWTFGIIDGMIQMVGAMSLPYCGSRNVDHFFCEVPALLKLACADTSIFDTLLFACCVFMLLLPFSIIVASYARILGAVLHMRSAQARKKALATCSSHLTAVSLFYGAAMFIYLRPRRYRAPSHDKVVSVFYTVLTPMLNPLIYSLRNQEVMGSLRKRLDGCRIGDQH